A genomic stretch from Festucalex cinctus isolate MCC-2025b chromosome 13, RoL_Fcin_1.0, whole genome shotgun sequence includes:
- the golim4a gene encoding Golgi integral membrane protein 4a isoform X2, whose amino-acid sequence MGNGVCSRRQRRIFQVLLLLTVVCGMMYGGMVSYEMHKDLNRTQAMALKYQQHQESLSAQLQVVYEHRSRLEKSLQKERLEHKKAKEDYLVYKLESQQSLNKEKQDSSSKLSSLHVQHQMLKNQHEDLKKQFYDLQDQHQMQGNDHSRLLDEHRERYDKMQQVKDREVAQLKENVFNLREENKQLRKAHHDIHIQLQDAQVRHQDLKTSHDQIVLSLEDHKNALAAAQVQVNEYKELKESLNKAPNLRQSEQNSVLQQPDPKSQQAFLGQPNKEVPALKDHHDTASRLDQQEEVGHSQPKVQSHPTRSENSLSEKEEDGDAERKKELAEEEMAQAGQPQKLEEDDLDQQQEVQQEEEEEGDPEVEQPDENALDSQHDVQPRQEARGQVEGAKSAYEQQQEQQRLEAQKAEERRMIQMRQDSLQIQRERLQREREAKLKEEQEREKQQHQEADRREQLLREEQKRKKAEYENMDHNIDQQVHLTDNKEEKHSLFLHDDMKVPQHQQAVIGGGELDPEDDPNNQGEDEFEEAEEDQSHHHAGDEMVEDEEEEEEEEPAAHAQHVDSHQGHQHPAIEDELVIAGNPDQQEDNLDDQYQEEVEEEAQEDIAGGEKKEREDQVEEDGEETYNENIEQGPHKEEAHGKDTEEENYEEEEAEEEGPGREKGTNRRAEM is encoded by the exons ATGGGAAACGGGGTGTGCTCGCGGAGGCAACGGAGGATTTTCCAGGTTCTCCTGCTCCTCACGGTGGTCTGCGGAATGATGTACGGCGGCATGGTGTCGTACGAGATGCACAAGGATCTCAACAGGACACAAGCCATGGCACTCAAGTACCAGCAGCACCAAGAGTCACTGTCGGCTCAGCTCCAAG TGGTGTATGAGCATCGGTCACGATTGGAGAAGTCTCTTCAGAAGGAGAGGTTAGAGCACAAAAAGGCCAAAGAAG ATTACTTGGTGTATAAACTCGAATCACAGCAGTCTCTGAATAAGGAGAAG CAAGACTCCAGCAGCAAACTGAGCTCGCTACACGTGCAACATCAGATGCTCAAG AACCAGCACGAGGACCTGAAGAAACAGTTTTATGATCTGCAGGATCAGCATCAGATGCAGGGAAATGATCACAGTCGACTGCTAGATGAGCACAGAGAGCGCTACGACAAAATGCAGCAAGTCAAAGACAGAGAGGTGGCCCAGCTTAAAG AGAATGTATTTAACCTCAGAGAGGAAAATAAGCAGCTAAGGAAAGCCCACCATGACATTCACATTCAACTGCAAGATGCTCAG GTAAGGCATCAAGACCTGAAGACGTCACACGATCAAATCGTACTGTCACTAGAAGACCACAAGAATGCTCTAGCGGCAGCTCAG GTACAAGTTAATGAATACAAAGAGCTGAAGGAGTCTCTGAACAAGGCACCAAACTTGAGACAGTCTGAGCAAAACTCTGTGCTCCAGCAACCAGATCCCAAATCCCAGCAGGCCTTCTTGGGGCAGCCAAATAAGGAAGTGCCTGCCCTGAAAGATCACCATGATACTGCATCCAGG CTGGACCAGCAAGAGGAAGTGGGCCACTCTCAGCCCAAGGTCCAGTCTCACCCCACCAGGTCGGAGAACagtttgtcagaaaaagaagaGGATGGAGATGCAGAGAGGAAGAAGGAGCTGGCTGAGGAGGAGATGGCTCAAGCAGGACAGCCTCAAAAGCTAGAGGAGGATGACCTGGATCAACAGCAGGAGGTgcaacaggaggaggaggaggaaggcgaCCCAGAAGTGGAACAGCCAGATGAGAACGCCTTGGATAGCCAACAT GACGTCCAGCCCCGGCAAGAGGCACGTGGTCAGGTGGAGGGCGCCAAATCCGCTTATGAGCAGCAACAGGAGCAGCAGCGCCTGGAGGCTCAGAAGGCCGAAGAGCGGCGGATGATCCAGATGCGACAGGACTCCCTCCAGATCCAGAGAGAGAGGCTACAGAGGGAGAGGGAGGCGAAGCTGAAGGAGGAGCAGGAGAGGGAGAAGCAGCAACATCAGGAGGCAGACCGACGAGAGCAACTGTTAAGAGAGGAGCAAAAAAG GAAGAAAGCAGAGTATGAAAATATGGACCATAATATAGACCAACAAGTGCATCTCACTGACAATAAAGAAG AGAAACATTCTCTCTTTTTACACGATGACATGAAGGTGCCACAACATCAGCAG GCTGTCATCGGCGGCGGTGAGCTGGACCCTGAGGATGACCCCAACAACCAGGGAGAGGATGAGTTTGAAGAAGCAGAGGAAGACCAATCACATCATCATGCTGGGGATGAGATGGTggaggatgaagaagaggaggaggaggaggagccggcAGCACATGCCCAGCATGTAGACTCACACCAAGGCCACCAACATCCTGCTATAGAGGACGAGCTGGTG ATTGCTGGAAATCCGGATCAGCAGGAAGACAATCTAGATGACCAGTACCAGGAGGAAGTTGAGGAGGAG GCTCAGGAGGACATTGCTGGTGGGGAGAAGAAGGAGAGGGAGGACCAAGTGGAGGAGGATGGAGAAGAGACATACAATGAGAACATAGAACAG GGACCACACAAAGAGGAGGCTCACGGCAAAGACACTGAGGAAGAGAATTACGAGGAAGAGGAAGCTGAGGAAGAAGGGCCTGGTCGAGA
- the golim4a gene encoding Golgi integral membrane protein 4a isoform X1 — MGNGVCSRRQRRIFQVLLLLTVVCGMMYGGMVSYEMHKDLNRTQAMALKYQQHQESLSAQLQVVYEHRSRLEKSLQKERLEHKKAKEDYLVYKLESQQSLNKEKQDSSSKLSSLHVQHQMLKNQHEDLKKQFYDLQDQHQMQGNDHSRLLDEHRERYDKMQQVKDREVAQLKENVFNLREENKQLRKAHHDIHIQLQDAQVRHQDLKTSHDQIVLSLEDHKNALAAAQVQVNEYKELKESLNKAPNLRQSEQNSVLQQPDPKSQQAFLGQPNKEVPALKDHHDTASRLDQQEEVGHSQPKVQSHPTRSENSLSEKEEDGDAERKKELAEEEMAQAGQPQKLEEDDLDQQQEVQQEEEEEGDPEVEQPDENALDSQHKDVQPRQEARGQVEGAKSAYEQQQEQQRLEAQKAEERRMIQMRQDSLQIQRERLQREREAKLKEEQEREKQQHQEADRREQLLREEQKRKKAEYENMDHNIDQQVHLTDNKEEKHSLFLHDDMKVPQHQQAVIGGGELDPEDDPNNQGEDEFEEAEEDQSHHHAGDEMVEDEEEEEEEEPAAHAQHVDSHQGHQHPAIEDELVIAGNPDQQEDNLDDQYQEEVEEEAQEDIAGGEKKEREDQVEEDGEETYNENIEQGPHKEEAHGKDTEEENYEEEEAEEEGPGREKGTNRRAEM; from the exons ATGGGAAACGGGGTGTGCTCGCGGAGGCAACGGAGGATTTTCCAGGTTCTCCTGCTCCTCACGGTGGTCTGCGGAATGATGTACGGCGGCATGGTGTCGTACGAGATGCACAAGGATCTCAACAGGACACAAGCCATGGCACTCAAGTACCAGCAGCACCAAGAGTCACTGTCGGCTCAGCTCCAAG TGGTGTATGAGCATCGGTCACGATTGGAGAAGTCTCTTCAGAAGGAGAGGTTAGAGCACAAAAAGGCCAAAGAAG ATTACTTGGTGTATAAACTCGAATCACAGCAGTCTCTGAATAAGGAGAAG CAAGACTCCAGCAGCAAACTGAGCTCGCTACACGTGCAACATCAGATGCTCAAG AACCAGCACGAGGACCTGAAGAAACAGTTTTATGATCTGCAGGATCAGCATCAGATGCAGGGAAATGATCACAGTCGACTGCTAGATGAGCACAGAGAGCGCTACGACAAAATGCAGCAAGTCAAAGACAGAGAGGTGGCCCAGCTTAAAG AGAATGTATTTAACCTCAGAGAGGAAAATAAGCAGCTAAGGAAAGCCCACCATGACATTCACATTCAACTGCAAGATGCTCAG GTAAGGCATCAAGACCTGAAGACGTCACACGATCAAATCGTACTGTCACTAGAAGACCACAAGAATGCTCTAGCGGCAGCTCAG GTACAAGTTAATGAATACAAAGAGCTGAAGGAGTCTCTGAACAAGGCACCAAACTTGAGACAGTCTGAGCAAAACTCTGTGCTCCAGCAACCAGATCCCAAATCCCAGCAGGCCTTCTTGGGGCAGCCAAATAAGGAAGTGCCTGCCCTGAAAGATCACCATGATACTGCATCCAGG CTGGACCAGCAAGAGGAAGTGGGCCACTCTCAGCCCAAGGTCCAGTCTCACCCCACCAGGTCGGAGAACagtttgtcagaaaaagaagaGGATGGAGATGCAGAGAGGAAGAAGGAGCTGGCTGAGGAGGAGATGGCTCAAGCAGGACAGCCTCAAAAGCTAGAGGAGGATGACCTGGATCAACAGCAGGAGGTgcaacaggaggaggaggaggaaggcgaCCCAGAAGTGGAACAGCCAGATGAGAACGCCTTGGATAGCCAACAT AAGGACGTCCAGCCCCGGCAAGAGGCACGTGGTCAGGTGGAGGGCGCCAAATCCGCTTATGAGCAGCAACAGGAGCAGCAGCGCCTGGAGGCTCAGAAGGCCGAAGAGCGGCGGATGATCCAGATGCGACAGGACTCCCTCCAGATCCAGAGAGAGAGGCTACAGAGGGAGAGGGAGGCGAAGCTGAAGGAGGAGCAGGAGAGGGAGAAGCAGCAACATCAGGAGGCAGACCGACGAGAGCAACTGTTAAGAGAGGAGCAAAAAAG GAAGAAAGCAGAGTATGAAAATATGGACCATAATATAGACCAACAAGTGCATCTCACTGACAATAAAGAAG AGAAACATTCTCTCTTTTTACACGATGACATGAAGGTGCCACAACATCAGCAG GCTGTCATCGGCGGCGGTGAGCTGGACCCTGAGGATGACCCCAACAACCAGGGAGAGGATGAGTTTGAAGAAGCAGAGGAAGACCAATCACATCATCATGCTGGGGATGAGATGGTggaggatgaagaagaggaggaggaggaggagccggcAGCACATGCCCAGCATGTAGACTCACACCAAGGCCACCAACATCCTGCTATAGAGGACGAGCTGGTG ATTGCTGGAAATCCGGATCAGCAGGAAGACAATCTAGATGACCAGTACCAGGAGGAAGTTGAGGAGGAG GCTCAGGAGGACATTGCTGGTGGGGAGAAGAAGGAGAGGGAGGACCAAGTGGAGGAGGATGGAGAAGAGACATACAATGAGAACATAGAACAG GGACCACACAAAGAGGAGGCTCACGGCAAAGACACTGAGGAAGAGAATTACGAGGAAGAGGAAGCTGAGGAAGAAGGGCCTGGTCGAGA
- the LOC144033811 gene encoding lysosomal amino acid transporter 1 homolog has protein sequence MATARFPGKSVESADANWSAPTLDRLVCVNGTPWILYLLEECADTVWEYSSVVIGLVSMLCFLLSTLPQVHESYQNGKVDEALSFGFLFFLFSGDVTSFAGCYLTRQLPIQVFTVVFYIFTDLILISQFIYYKIKNNSSRKSPLLKWLCFLWCLSATILLLVLPKLIIDNIKTKDSLGPTSSKSLEVSGYICGYLATIFYLSSRFPQLYKNFQRQSTEGTSYLLFVLAMMGNGTYGLSVIMVLPTLKDSKHNFIIKHLAWLIGSLGVLVLDFFVTIQFVLYRKNNSAKRPATFAALEVEPLLCEEEDLSVL, from the exons ATGGCCACGGCACGTTTCCCCGGGAAGAGTGTGGAGTCTGCGGATGCTAACTGGAGCGCACCGACGCTAGACAGACTTGTGTGCGTAAACGGGACGCCGTGGATCCTTTACCTGCTGGAGGAGTGTGCGGATACCGTGTGGGAGTACAGCAGCGTGGTGATCGGGCTCGTATCTATGTTGTGCTTTCTGCTATCCACTTTGCC TCAGGTCCATGAGTCCTATCAGAACGGTAAAGTGGATGAGGCCTTGTCTTTtggcttcctcttcttcctcttcagtGGCGATGTCACCAGCTTTGCGGGCTGCTACCTCACAAGACAGCTGCCAATTCAG GTGTTCACAGTGGTTTTCTACATCTTTACAGACCTTATTCTCAtctcacaatttatttattacaaaataaaGAACAACTCAAGCAGAA AGAGCCCATTGTTGAAGTGGCTATGCTTCCTGTGGTGTCTCAGTGCAACAATTCTCCTGCTGGTTTTACCTAAACTCATCATAGACAATATAAAAACCAAAGACTCTCTT GGACCAACTTCATCTAAGTCGTTGGAAGTTTCTGGCTATATATGTGGATACCTGGCCACCATCTTCTACCTCTCATCCCGCTTCCCACAGCTCTATAAAAAT TTCCAACGGCAGTCGACCGAGGGCACCTCCTACCTGCTGTTTGTGCTGGCCATGATGGGCAATGGGACGTATGGGCTGAGCGTCATAATGGTCCTACCCACACTAAAAGACTCGAAACACAACTTCATCATTAAGCATCTGGCCTGGCTCATCGGCAGTCTGGGAGTCTTAGTTCTAGACTTCTTT GTAACAATCCAGTTTGTTTTGTACAGGAAGAATAACTCTGCCAAAAGACCTGCAACGTTTGCTGCACTGGAAGTGGAACCGCTCCTGTGTGAGGAAGAGGACCTATCGGTCTTGTAG